One Natronolimnobius sp. AArcel1 genomic region harbors:
- a CDS encoding DASS family sodium-coupled anion symporter — MVDISRETGQTFIQKIWNYLWRLNAQTKAYLRLDGPAIVRDMDGVTDEEKQLAEKAFADGGRNSGDGNGSDPDGGNNGDRGDDGNPFDVGGGTYGLRQKIGFVLGPLLFALIYLSPTPEGLTPEGQAVAAVTAWVAVWWMSEAIPIPATSLLPIPLFPLTGALPAEDTTPSYADPLIFLFMGGFFLAMAMQRWGLHRRIALRTIKAVGTEPSRLILGFMIATAFLSMWVSNSATVMMMVPIALAVIYQTADLIDETGLDIDTSQGNFSFGVALMLCIAYGASVGGVATLIGTPPNILFAGQANELFGESISFAQWMLYGVPISLVGLATVYLYVTRIAMSPQFDELPIGADTIDRQLSDLGVMGKQEKLVLVVFVGMAVAWIGASLIGQFDSSPAIVPGAIALVLDPVFGVPVPEDADTVVAIGGAMILFTLPTTTEDGDHTFLLDWENAVDIPWGVILLFGGGLAIASGFGDTGLAAWIGEQLQALAGVPMVLILLSVVVMTIFLTEVTSNTATTAMLMPILAGVAVGIGVHPFGLMIAAATAASFAFMLPVATPPNAIVFGSGYITLPQMAKVGVGLNIIGILLITAVALVWLPIAWGIDVGTLPTEFVEAWDS, encoded by the coding sequence ATGGTGGATATCTCCCGGGAAACAGGTCAAACGTTTATTCAAAAGATCTGGAACTATCTGTGGCGACTCAACGCTCAGACGAAAGCGTACCTCCGCCTTGACGGGCCGGCTATCGTCCGAGACATGGACGGCGTGACCGACGAGGAAAAACAACTCGCCGAGAAGGCGTTCGCGGATGGTGGCCGAAACTCGGGAGACGGCAACGGGTCGGATCCAGACGGCGGCAACAACGGTGACCGGGGCGACGATGGAAATCCGTTCGACGTCGGTGGCGGGACATACGGACTTCGACAGAAAATCGGCTTCGTGCTCGGGCCGCTGCTGTTCGCACTGATCTACCTTTCGCCGACGCCGGAGGGACTCACGCCGGAAGGTCAGGCAGTCGCCGCAGTCACCGCCTGGGTGGCCGTCTGGTGGATGTCCGAGGCGATTCCGATCCCTGCAACGTCGCTACTGCCGATTCCGTTGTTTCCACTGACCGGGGCGTTGCCAGCCGAAGACACCACACCGTCGTACGCCGATCCACTGATCTTTCTCTTTATGGGTGGTTTCTTCCTTGCGATGGCGATGCAGCGGTGGGGGCTGCACCGACGGATCGCCCTGCGAACCATCAAAGCTGTCGGCACGGAACCCTCGAGGCTTATTCTCGGGTTCATGATCGCGACGGCGTTTCTCTCGATGTGGGTCTCGAACAGCGCGACTGTGATGATGATGGTGCCGATCGCGCTGGCGGTCATCTACCAGACCGCTGACCTGATCGATGAGACTGGACTCGACATCGACACCAGTCAGGGTAACTTCTCGTTCGGCGTAGCGCTGATGCTGTGTATCGCCTACGGTGCCTCCGTGGGCGGCGTCGCAACGCTGATCGGGACGCCACCAAACATCCTCTTTGCGGGCCAGGCCAACGAGTTGTTCGGCGAGTCAATCTCCTTCGCCCAGTGGATGCTCTATGGGGTCCCGATCTCACTCGTCGGTCTGGCGACAGTGTACCTGTACGTCACGCGTATCGCGATGTCACCGCAGTTCGACGAGTTACCGATCGGTGCCGACACGATCGATCGACAACTCTCCGACCTTGGCGTGATGGGCAAGCAAGAGAAACTGGTCCTTGTCGTCTTTGTCGGCATGGCCGTCGCCTGGATCGGGGCCAGCCTGATCGGCCAGTTCGATTCTTCCCCAGCGATCGTTCCTGGCGCGATCGCTCTGGTTCTCGATCCAGTTTTCGGGGTCCCTGTCCCCGAAGACGCCGACACTGTCGTCGCGATCGGCGGCGCGATGATCCTCTTTACGCTGCCGACGACGACCGAGGACGGCGATCACACGTTCTTACTGGACTGGGAGAACGCCGTCGACATCCCGTGGGGTGTCATCCTCTTGTTCGGTGGCGGGCTCGCCATCGCCTCCGGCTTCGGCGATACCGGTCTCGCAGCGTGGATCGGCGAGCAACTACAGGCGCTTGCTGGCGTCCCCATGGTTCTCATCCTTCTGTCGGTGGTCGTCATGACGATCTTCCTGACCGAAGTTACGTCGAACACGGCGACGACGGCAATGTTGATGCCAATCCTCGCCGGCGTTGCAGTGGGCATCGGCGTCCACCCCTTCGGACTGATGATCGCGGCTGCGACCGCAGCCTCGTTCGCGTTCATGCTCCCGGTCGCAACGCCGCCGAACGCAATTGTCTTCGGCAGCGGCTACATTACGCTCCCGCAGATGGCCAAAGTCGGGGTTGGGCTCAACATAATCGGGATACTTTTGATTACCGCCGTTGCGCTCGTGTGGCTGCCGATCGCTTGGGGGATTGACGTCGGAACACTCCCAACCGAGTTCGTCGAGGCCTGGGATTCATAG
- a CDS encoding tautomerase family protein yields MPLLQFDTTLSLSAEEKASLADRVTDSYTTEMATTAGHVAVTIREREPSDLYLGRAVDGPLVFLDAEIRRGRSVDRKRAFALETFAYLGETFDVPDENMKVVFTDHPGESMMGVDRVGGEWDEE; encoded by the coding sequence ATGCCACTATTACAGTTCGATACGACGCTATCCCTGTCGGCCGAAGAAAAAGCGTCGCTCGCAGACCGGGTAACCGACTCCTACACGACCGAGATGGCGACGACCGCGGGCCATGTCGCAGTGACGATTCGCGAGCGTGAGCCGAGCGACCTCTATCTCGGGCGCGCTGTCGACGGGCCACTCGTCTTTCTCGACGCCGAGATTCGACGCGGCCGGTCGGTCGACCGAAAGCGCGCGTTCGCTCTCGAGACGTTCGCGTATCTCGGCGAGACGTTCGATGTTCCCGACGAGAACATGAAGGTCGTGTTCACCGACCACCCCGGCGAGTCGATGATGGGTGTCGACCGTGTCGGCGGCGAGTGGGACGAGGAGTGA
- a CDS encoding MFS transporter: protein MDQSYWRTVSLVTLWQVSASICYYTVFAATPFFRDEFGLSRFSVGFVVTALTLGYAVWLLPIGALIDRFGEGRTLIIGLVGLSAGAAMVAGAPTYALLLAAAFFLGSMYATAIPGTNKAIYDNIAAGRQNFAMGIKQVGVTAGSGISSLLVTGLAGILFWQAGFLIAAGVGIVVAVIFAFFYSGYSDGGTAEYPDFGTLAHNRPYRVLVVAGFFLGAALFTTTGYTVLYVEEEIGTSVVFAGVVLALVQLFGSFGRIITGWLSDTLPGEPDTRIGAILIVQAVVGAGMFVVVATTDSPWSAVVAFSALGFFVLGNTGVYYSYMATLVTADEMGGATAAGQLALVVGSVVAPPAFGYLADTVGYQSSWWLLAAGTLVAAALLVYAIRLEPPVDEPAMQE from the coding sequence ATGGATCAGTCCTACTGGCGGACAGTTTCGCTCGTCACGCTGTGGCAAGTCTCGGCGAGCATCTGTTACTACACGGTGTTTGCGGCGACGCCGTTTTTCCGCGACGAGTTCGGCCTCTCGCGGTTTTCGGTGGGCTTTGTCGTGACGGCGCTGACGCTTGGCTATGCGGTCTGGCTGTTGCCTATCGGCGCGCTGATTGACCGCTTTGGGGAGGGACGCACGCTCATCATTGGCTTGGTTGGACTCTCGGCCGGTGCCGCGATGGTCGCAGGTGCGCCGACCTATGCGCTCTTGCTTGCGGCGGCCTTCTTCCTCGGATCGATGTACGCGACGGCGATTCCGGGGACGAACAAGGCGATCTACGACAACATTGCCGCGGGGCGTCAGAATTTCGCGATGGGGATCAAACAGGTCGGTGTCACCGCCGGCAGCGGCATCAGTTCGTTGCTCGTAACCGGTCTCGCAGGAATCCTCTTCTGGCAAGCGGGCTTCCTGATCGCTGCCGGTGTCGGCATCGTCGTCGCCGTTATCTTCGCATTCTTCTACAGCGGCTACAGCGACGGTGGAACCGCAGAGTATCCCGACTTCGGAACGCTCGCACACAACCGCCCATACCGCGTGCTCGTCGTCGCGGGCTTTTTCCTCGGCGCAGCGCTGTTCACCACGACCGGCTACACCGTTCTCTATGTCGAAGAAGAGATCGGTACCTCGGTCGTCTTTGCCGGCGTCGTCCTCGCGCTCGTCCAACTGTTCGGTAGCTTCGGCCGGATCATCACCGGATGGCTGAGCGACACCCTCCCCGGCGAACCGGACACCCGAATTGGCGCTATTCTGATCGTCCAAGCCGTCGTCGGCGCTGGGATGTTCGTCGTCGTCGCGACGACCGACAGTCCGTGGAGTGCCGTCGTCGCCTTCTCGGCGCTCGGTTTTTTTGTCCTCGGAAACACCGGCGTCTACTACTCCTACATGGCGACGCTCGTCACCGCCGACGAGATGGGCGGCGCGACCGCCGCCGGCCAACTCGCGCTCGTCGTTGGTTCAGTCGTCGCCCCGCCTGCCTTTGGCTACCTCGCAGACACCGTCGGTTACCAGAGCTCGTGGTGGCTACTCGCTGCCGGAACCCTCGTCGCTGCTGCGCTCTTAGTCTACGCGATCCGCCTCGAGCCGCCCGTAGATGAGCCGGCAATGCAGGAGTAA
- a CDS encoding universal stress protein — translation MYRILLPVDRSESRARTQADAVLEMPAASDDLAVDVVHVHDEVSTSNAEWAAGGSFAETYAEEMAEHVRNADRIPSSVEVAVERLESSDLEYAVHERSGGPAEAILELADELDANAIVLGVGSRSPVGKVLFGSVVQAVILDSDRPVMTVPVDVN, via the coding sequence ATGTACCGCATCTTACTGCCGGTCGATAGAAGCGAGTCACGAGCACGCACACAGGCCGACGCAGTCCTCGAGATGCCGGCCGCTTCGGACGACCTCGCCGTCGATGTCGTTCACGTCCACGACGAGGTATCGACGTCGAACGCGGAGTGGGCTGCTGGCGGCAGCTTCGCCGAAACCTATGCCGAAGAGATGGCCGAGCACGTCCGCAACGCCGACCGAATCCCATCGTCGGTCGAAGTCGCAGTTGAGCGCCTCGAGTCGAGCGACCTCGAGTACGCAGTCCACGAACGAAGCGGGGGTCCGGCCGAGGCGATTCTCGAACTCGCAGACGAACTCGACGCGAACGCGATCGTTCTCGGCGTTGGCAGTCGCTCTCCAGTCGGGAAGGTGTTGTTCGGCAGCGTCGTACAAGCAGTGATTCTCGATAGCGACCGGCCGGTAATGACCGTCCCGGTGGACGTCAACTAA
- a CDS encoding TRC40/GET3/ArsA family transport-energizing ATPase, with protein MSGLDVEPVDEDEQEHGRATGDGGDNTIEVTPTDSVSEPDHDRETIDVEPSDGPIDGPEYVLYGGKGGVGKTTMAAATALDSARAGTSTLVVSTDPAHSLSDTFETAIPAEPGRIREDVPLYAAEIDPEAAMERGQAFLGGSAGGDGPDAGPDADAAGGFGMGPDGASEGPLGDLGGLGEMLGGDSPMDAIFGGSMPGADEAAAMQLLLEYMDDPRFERVIVDTAPTGHTLRLLELPELMDSMMGKIITFRKRISGMFEGMKGMFGGQEPPEPDDLEDLDELQERIERLRAALRDPARTDFRIVMVPEEMSVFESKRLRAQLDEFGIPVGTLVVNRVMEPLSDVTGDVQGSEQFLEPNLDDCEFCQRRWDVQQSALAEAQELFRGTDVQRVPLFADEVRGEEMLAVVAACLR; from the coding sequence ATGAGCGGACTCGATGTCGAACCGGTCGACGAAGACGAGCAGGAGCACGGACGGGCGACAGGCGACGGCGGCGATAACACAATCGAGGTCACGCCAACGGACTCCGTTTCGGAGCCGGATCACGACCGTGAGACCATCGACGTCGAGCCCTCCGACGGACCGATCGACGGCCCCGAGTACGTCCTCTACGGCGGAAAAGGCGGCGTCGGCAAGACGACGATGGCGGCCGCGACAGCACTCGATAGCGCCCGCGCAGGGACGAGCACGCTTGTCGTCTCGACGGATCCCGCCCACTCGCTGTCCGACACGTTCGAAACGGCGATTCCTGCCGAACCCGGCCGAATCCGCGAGGACGTCCCCCTCTACGCAGCCGAGATCGACCCCGAAGCCGCCATGGAGCGCGGCCAGGCATTCCTTGGTGGGTCGGCTGGTGGCGATGGTCCGGACGCCGGTCCGGACGCCGACGCTGCGGGCGGATTCGGAATGGGACCTGACGGGGCCAGTGAGGGGCCACTGGGCGACCTCGGCGGTCTCGGTGAGATGCTCGGCGGCGACTCCCCGATGGACGCCATCTTCGGCGGCTCGATGCCCGGCGCGGACGAAGCCGCCGCGATGCAACTCCTTCTCGAGTACATGGACGACCCACGCTTTGAGCGCGTCATCGTCGACACCGCACCAACGGGTCATACCCTGCGACTGCTCGAGTTGCCGGAACTGATGGACTCGATGATGGGGAAGATCATCACATTCCGCAAGCGGATCAGCGGCATGTTCGAAGGCATGAAAGGCATGTTCGGCGGGCAGGAACCGCCGGAGCCGGACGACCTCGAGGATTTGGACGAACTACAAGAGCGCATCGAGCGCTTGCGAGCGGCGCTTCGTGATCCCGCGCGGACGGACTTTCGGATCGTCATGGTGCCCGAGGAAATGAGCGTCTTCGAGTCAAAGCGCCTGCGAGCGCAGCTTGACGAGTTCGGTATTCCAGTCGGGACGCTCGTCGTCAACCGCGTCATGGAACCACTCTCGGACGTGACTGGCGACGTCCAGGGATCAGAGCAGTTCCTCGAGCCGAACTTAGACGACTGTGAGTTCTGTCAACGGCGCTGGGATGTCCAACAGAGTGCGCTCGCGGAGGCACAAGAGCTGTTCCGCGGAACGGACGTCCAACGCGTGCCGCTGTTTGCCGACGAAGTTCGTGGCGAGGAGATGCTCGCGGTCGTCGCGGCCTGCCTCCGATAA
- a CDS encoding pyridoxal phosphate-dependent aminotransferase — protein MEYETPLFFRVMQYASRAERDVIDMVSGNPDWEPPDALREGLHEYADLESAAFQYPPSEGLRELREEIAARRGVDVEQVVVTNGAGEANYLAMARALERNRGDEVILTDPVYPYYPGKTTMLGGTQCFVATDDAGQIDPDAVREAASEQTGAIVVNTPNNPTGAVYPEDTMRELVAIAEAYDAILVSDEVYDHYDLSGQFASALAIDSDNRIVTNAFSKSLSITGFRVGYAVFPPELVEAAKSRHMLVNVAGSRPAQYAVFQALQETDPAYYEANRELLGERVDTFTDALEDAGAEYTRPDGAFYVMARFEGYPGTLENVFQLVDEAGVAGMPGEAFGDSRADWLRFALVTPRVEDAADRLAQYFG, from the coding sequence ATGGAGTACGAGACGCCACTTTTCTTTCGGGTTATGCAGTACGCCTCACGGGCAGAGCGTGACGTGATCGACATGGTCAGCGGAAATCCCGACTGGGAGCCACCCGACGCACTTCGCGAGGGATTACACGAGTACGCCGACCTCGAGTCGGCAGCGTTTCAGTACCCGCCAAGCGAGGGACTTCGCGAGTTACGCGAGGAAATCGCTGCCCGCCGTGGCGTCGATGTGGAACAGGTCGTCGTCACCAACGGCGCGGGCGAGGCGAACTACCTTGCGATGGCTCGCGCGCTCGAGCGCAACCGCGGCGACGAGGTTATTCTGACTGACCCGGTCTATCCCTACTATCCGGGCAAGACGACGATGCTCGGCGGGACACAGTGTTTCGTCGCAACGGACGATGCGGGTCAGATCGATCCGGACGCCGTTCGCGAGGCCGCGAGCGAGCAGACAGGCGCAATCGTCGTCAACACGCCGAACAACCCGACCGGTGCGGTGTATCCCGAAGACACGATGCGGGAACTCGTCGCCATCGCCGAAGCATACGACGCGATTCTCGTTAGTGACGAGGTCTACGACCACTACGACCTCTCGGGACAGTTTGCGAGCGCGCTTGCAATCGACTCCGACAATCGCATCGTGACGAACGCCTTCTCGAAATCACTCTCGATCACCGGCTTTCGCGTTGGCTACGCCGTCTTCCCACCGGAACTGGTCGAGGCCGCAAAGAGCCGACACATGCTGGTCAACGTCGCCGGGAGCCGACCCGCCCAGTACGCCGTCTTCCAGGCGCTCCAAGAGACCGATCCCGCCTACTACGAGGCAAACCGCGAACTCCTGGGCGAGCGCGTCGACACCTTTACTGACGCACTCGAGGACGCGGGCGCGGAGTACACCCGCCCAGACGGCGCGTTCTACGTCATGGCGCGGTTCGAGGGCTATCCGGGCACGCTCGAGAACGTCTTTCAACTGGTCGACGAGGCGGGCGTCGCGGGGATGCCCGGCGAGGCGTTCGGCGACTCGCGGGCGGACTGGCTGCGCTTTGCGCTCGTCACGCCGCGCGTTGAGGACGCAGCGGATCGATTGGCGCAGTATTTCGGGTGA
- a CDS encoding sensor domain-containing protein produces MESSEHATRDSRWRGSSLLGVVTAKQTYTNLVYLFLAIPLAFAYSAVFMFGLVFGTFLILFIVGIPIVIATILSSRLLAAFERALANALLAVDLEAPNDVQRGDGDGFVSSLRRYLVAGSTWRGLGFLFLKIGLGFVSFIGLFLFATALSLVQSPVHYPTETEFVTVNDQPITWAIDTVPELGLAVVLGVVLLLVCFHLVNALAALTGRIALSLLDGPTEPVPSPGTESLPTAGSDDGDGGDNADSSETPRSDSAEHDGDS; encoded by the coding sequence ATGGAATCGTCAGAACACGCGACTCGAGACAGTCGTTGGCGCGGCAGTTCGCTACTCGGCGTCGTCACCGCCAAGCAGACGTACACAAATCTAGTGTACCTGTTTCTGGCGATTCCGCTGGCGTTTGCGTACTCGGCAGTCTTCATGTTCGGACTCGTCTTTGGCACGTTTCTCATACTGTTCATCGTCGGAATTCCGATTGTCATCGCAACGATCCTCAGCAGCCGACTCCTTGCCGCGTTCGAGCGCGCGCTCGCGAACGCCTTGCTCGCTGTCGACCTCGAGGCACCAAATGACGTCCAACGAGGGGACGGCGATGGGTTCGTCTCGAGTCTTCGGCGCTATCTTGTCGCGGGGTCGACCTGGCGCGGACTCGGATTTTTGTTTCTCAAAATCGGCCTGGGATTCGTGTCGTTTATCGGCCTGTTCCTGTTCGCGACGGCCCTGTCGCTGGTGCAGTCGCCAGTGCACTACCCTACCGAGACGGAATTCGTGACGGTCAACGACCAGCCGATTACGTGGGCCATCGATACTGTTCCAGAACTCGGGCTTGCCGTTGTCCTCGGTGTTGTCTTGCTGCTCGTCTGTTTCCACCTGGTGAACGCACTCGCCGCGTTGACCGGGCGAATTGCCCTGTCCCTGCTCGACGGTCCAACCGAACCTGTTCCCTCTCCAGGCACTGAATCGTTACCCACTGCTGGGAGCGACGATGGCGACGGCGGCGACAACGCTGACTCGAGTGAGACACCACGTTCTGACAGCGCCGAGCACGATGGAGACTCCTGA
- a CDS encoding phosphoenolpyruvate carboxykinase (ATP) yields MSETGTKRPPVRRGLPDPNTASNVRYNPSLEDLRDLAAHAETTTEFGSPSYVSEFRSRSSDKTKNAVDHEFGADDYALLTDAVERATEREMICVDRQMGRHPDASFCCRLFVPVEHARIALAWATLFEPTDESEPDLVTVHDPDYDQTAIRVLPEEGFTAALGSDYLGEAKKSFLRLFMFRVKQRGGLGLHAGSKRVRVRTDDDDLETVGQVFMGLSATGKSTLTSHGCWLEGEEEAVMLQDDVCGLLPDGSVAGSEGEGLFIKTIGLDEDEQPELYDAATAESAVLENVAVDDDGTVDFDADRYTSNSRAVVRRDELESADDDIDLERMDQVFFITRNPLMPPVAKLNEEEAAVAFMLGESIETSAGDPSRAGESIRVVGTNPFIIGSEGEEGNLFRDLIAELDVDCYIINTGYLGDKSADIGVTESVTILTELARGTVEWSDDDQTGLTIPETVPGIDIEEFYVPDHVEDYEDAAADLRSDRLEYLSQFDDLDETIIDATY; encoded by the coding sequence ATGTCCGAAACCGGGACGAAGCGCCCGCCGGTCAGACGGGGCCTTCCAGATCCGAACACTGCGTCGAACGTGCGCTACAATCCGTCGCTCGAGGACCTTCGTGACCTCGCGGCGCATGCTGAGACGACGACGGAGTTTGGATCACCGTCCTACGTCAGCGAGTTTCGTTCGCGCAGTTCCGATAAGACGAAGAATGCGGTCGATCACGAGTTCGGCGCAGACGACTACGCGCTGCTTACCGATGCCGTCGAGCGCGCAACCGAACGCGAGATGATCTGTGTCGACCGCCAGATGGGACGCCACCCCGACGCATCGTTTTGCTGCCGTCTCTTTGTGCCGGTCGAGCACGCCCGCATCGCACTCGCGTGGGCGACCCTCTTCGAGCCGACCGACGAGTCTGAGCCCGACCTCGTAACTGTTCACGACCCCGACTACGACCAAACCGCAATTCGCGTCCTGCCCGAGGAGGGCTTTACCGCTGCACTCGGCAGCGACTACCTCGGAGAGGCCAAAAAGTCGTTCCTGCGCCTGTTCATGTTCCGCGTGAAACAGCGCGGCGGACTCGGACTCCACGCCGGCAGCAAGCGCGTTCGCGTCCGAACCGATGACGATGACCTCGAGACCGTCGGCCAGGTCTTCATGGGCCTGTCCGCGACCGGCAAGTCGACACTGACCTCCCACGGCTGCTGGCTCGAGGGCGAAGAAGAGGCCGTCATGCTGCAAGATGACGTCTGTGGCCTCCTGCCGGATGGCTCCGTCGCCGGCAGCGAAGGCGAGGGGCTGTTCATCAAAACGATCGGCCTCGACGAGGACGAACAGCCGGAACTCTACGACGCTGCAACCGCCGAATCTGCCGTCCTCGAGAACGTCGCTGTCGACGACGACGGCACCGTCGACTTCGATGCGGATCGATACACCTCGAACTCACGCGCAGTTGTCCGTCGCGACGAACTCGAGAGCGCAGATGACGACATCGACTTAGAGCGGATGGATCAGGTCTTCTTTATCACCCGGAATCCGCTCATGCCGCCGGTTGCGAAGCTCAACGAGGAAGAAGCCGCCGTCGCGTTCATGCTCGGCGAGTCCATCGAGACCAGCGCAGGCGATCCATCGCGTGCCGGTGAATCCATCCGCGTCGTCGGGACGAACCCGTTCATCATCGGCTCCGAAGGTGAGGAAGGAAACCTGTTCCGCGACCTGATCGCCGAACTCGACGTCGACTGTTACATCATCAACACGGGCTATCTGGGCGACAAGTCGGCCGATATCGGCGTCACCGAATCGGTGACGATTCTGACTGAACTCGCCCGCGGCACGGTCGAGTGGAGCGATGACGACCAGACCGGCTTGACGATTCCCGAAACGGTACCGGGAATCGACATCGAGGAGTTCTACGTCCCCGACCACGTCGAGGACTACGAGGACGCCGCCGCCGACCTTCGTTCAGACCGACTCGAGTATCTCTCGCAGTTCGACGATCTGGACGAGACGATCATCGACGCGACGTACTGA
- a CDS encoding CinA family protein, whose translation MDAIDLERSRAVADALAETDDTVAVAESCTGGLIGATLTAIPGSSDYFESGATTYAYGAKRRALGVSRESLDEHGAVSEPVALEMARGVRDTCDVTWSLSTTGVAGPSGGSEDTPVGTVYIGVAYAGPWGSESSYATASRYEFDGDRAAVRAKTVSQALEDLLTAIGNRP comes from the coding sequence ATGGATGCCATCGATCTCGAGCGCTCGCGGGCCGTCGCCGACGCCCTCGCTGAAACTGACGACACGGTCGCCGTTGCTGAGTCCTGCACTGGTGGGTTGATCGGCGCGACACTGACAGCGATTCCGGGCTCGAGTGACTACTTCGAGTCCGGAGCGACGACCTACGCCTACGGTGCCAAGCGCCGCGCACTCGGTGTCAGCCGCGAATCGCTCGACGAACATGGAGCGGTCTCTGAACCCGTCGCCCTCGAGATGGCCCGCGGTGTTCGCGACACCTGCGACGTGACCTGGAGCCTTTCGACGACGGGCGTCGCCGGCCCATCCGGCGGTTCCGAGGACACCCCAGTCGGCACGGTCTACATCGGCGTCGCCTACGCCGGCCCCTGGGGCAGCGAGTCATCATATGCAACCGCCTCGCGCTACGAGTTTGACGGAGATCGCGCCGCAGTTCGCGCCAAAACCGTTTCACAGGCGCTCGAGGACCTTCTCACTGCAATTGGGAATCGGCCCTAA
- a CDS encoding metal-dependent hydrolase: protein MNKKGHVLNAVLLSIGLGYLLEPAGNLETFETIIAIGVPITLGAMVPDIDTAFGKHRKTLHNLPLLAGFAVFPALFGNLEWVWVGVLTHYILDVAGSKRGIALFYPLWKKEFGLPIGVAVSSKRADLMMVIVTIAELVIAAVILYQVPEWLEAGQQFIGV, encoded by the coding sequence ATGAACAAGAAGGGACACGTTCTCAACGCGGTGTTACTGAGTATCGGGTTGGGGTATCTCCTTGAGCCGGCGGGGAATCTGGAGACGTTCGAGACGATTATCGCTATCGGCGTGCCGATCACGCTCGGGGCGATGGTGCCGGATATCGACACTGCGTTCGGCAAGCACCGGAAGACACTGCACAATCTCCCGCTGCTCGCCGGATTTGCAGTCTTTCCCGCACTCTTTGGCAACCTCGAGTGGGTCTGGGTCGGCGTGTTGACACACTACATTCTCGACGTTGCCGGCAGTAAACGCGGCATCGCCTTGTTCTATCCACTCTGGAAGAAGGAGTTTGGACTCCCCATCGGCGTCGCAGTCAGCAGCAAGCGTGCAGATCTAATGATGGTCATCGTCACGATTGCGGAACTGGTGATTGCTGCGGTGATTTTGTATCAAGTTCCGGAGTGGCTCGAGGCAGGCCAGCAGTTCATCGGCGTGTAA
- a CDS encoding DUF5789 family protein, giving the protein MSDDEDDDPAVSLGEHTPVEGAPLARVSSRLTWPKEKSEVARLEGESVIRTPAGPQELAAILEDVDETYFQRHQEFETHIRSVIGTGPIPTADE; this is encoded by the coding sequence ATGAGCGACGACGAGGACGACGATCCAGCAGTGTCACTCGGTGAGCACACACCCGTCGAGGGCGCGCCACTGGCCCGCGTCAGTTCCCGACTTACCTGGCCCAAAGAAAAAAGCGAAGTCGCCCGTCTCGAGGGCGAAAGCGTAATCCGAACGCCTGCGGGTCCACAGGAACTGGCTGCGATCCTCGAGGACGTCGATGAGACGTACTTCCAGCGCCACCAGGAGTTCGAAACCCACATCCGGTCCGTTATCGGAACCGGTCCAATCCCGACTGCAGACGAGTAA
- a CDS encoding type II CAAX prenyl endopeptidase Rce1 family protein, producing the protein MATDGTHRTVGWLRDQFNRLSWFQKSILTGAVLTLLWMRYVPGDLETRVVVDLLILVGGPLALGLTHGRHIGWNINRVAIRNAVLLSMFVLPFYLIGSTLPTIRQFYPMWETSTAPGEFIPHAIKLFAIALATETYYRGLLCVGVKDIGFKAVLISPVVYMIHHASKPPIEFLLSGPTDVLFGAVDYKSNSILPSVIAHGAGLVLLDWLVLHDPLFDPTPALQYLEWLPVPL; encoded by the coding sequence GTGGCGACGGACGGCACCCACCGAACCGTTGGCTGGCTTCGTGACCAATTCAATCGCCTCTCGTGGTTTCAGAAGTCGATACTGACCGGTGCAGTTCTGACGCTGCTGTGGATGCGCTACGTTCCCGGCGACCTCGAGACACGGGTCGTTGTCGACCTGCTGATCCTGGTCGGCGGCCCGCTCGCACTGGGACTGACCCACGGCCGTCATATTGGCTGGAACATCAATCGCGTCGCGATTCGAAATGCCGTCTTGCTCTCGATGTTCGTCCTCCCCTTCTATCTCATCGGGTCGACGCTCCCGACGATTCGCCAGTTCTATCCGATGTGGGAGACCTCAACTGCGCCCGGCGAATTCATTCCGCACGCAATCAAACTGTTCGCGATTGCGCTGGCGACTGAGACCTATTATCGTGGGTTGCTCTGTGTCGGCGTTAAAGACATTGGCTTCAAAGCGGTGCTTATCAGCCCCGTCGTCTACATGATTCACCACGCCTCGAAGCCACCCATCGAATTCCTGCTCTCGGGGCCGACCGACGTGCTCTTCGGTGCAGTAGACTACAAATCGAACTCGATTCTCCCATCCGTCATCGCCCACGGAGCCGGTCTCGTCCTCTTAGACTGGCTCGTCCTGCACGATCCGCTGTTCGATCCAACGCCTGCGTTGCAGTACCTCGAGTGGCTGCCAGTGCCGCTGTGA